Proteins encoded within one genomic window of Syntrophales bacterium:
- a CDS encoding type II toxin-antitoxin system VapC family toxin has translation MNIVDSSGWLAYFADEPNAKHFLSPLTDSDSLVVPTVTIYEVFKVILRESSENEALQAVAAMQKGTVVDLNASLAIAASRLSLEYNLPMADSIILATAQEFKAIIWTQDSDFKKISNVKYFPKK, from the coding sequence ATGAATATTGTAGATTCTTCCGGCTGGCTTGCATACTTTGCAGATGAGCCTAATGCCAAGCATTTCCTGTCCCCGCTAACTGATTCGGATTCGCTTGTTGTCCCAACGGTAACGATATACGAGGTCTTCAAGGTCATTCTCCGGGAATCCAGTGAAAATGAAGCTCTGCAGGCGGTTGCTGCCATGCAGAAAGGAACGGTTGTGGACCTGAACGCATCATTAGCAATCGCCGCTTCGAGGCTAAGCCTGGAGTATAATCTTCCAATGGCGGACAGCATCATTCTCGCAACAGCGCAAGAATTCAAAGCCATTATATGGACTCAGGATTCAGATTTTAAAAAAATAAGCAATGTGAAGTATTTTCCCAAGAAATAG
- the istA gene encoding IS21 family transposase — protein MYKWQQVKALRAKGESIKGIARRLNLSKNTVRKYLRSSEPPEFKKRDYEKMLDDYDDRTGKMLGMGYIGTRIYNELVEMGYKGSLSSVHRYIAGIRTEEEIKAKATTRVETAPGRQMQYDWKEWVLPVGAKPVKLYIHQVILSYSRKKYYTYSVSIAAQDVIRAMAEGLEFFGGVPEEVVIDNPKQMVITHRKDGVIRYNDEFLKFCGLYGLEPNPCANYRARTKGKVERPFYYLQEHLLRGLEVEELFQFDSLLKDFTGKYNARPHSALKESPDERFSREFMCLRALPAVEPTVLYDRQIRKVTSDGYISWDGNFYPVPMQLCMREVMVESIFGRIVKIYDSKGEIVKEHQITLFNKGIRPEHPEHKSINKAYGDKKKCLRSAVAERFVSHFGFTGEEYITGLKDKVGANLYWHLSEILACCKVYDPEAVRKAIKDCIHIGAYHKNSVLRLLDPVGLKGPCLDGAFSCTGLPRGETMRPLSVYAGIGEVCHE, from the coding sequence ATGTATAAGTGGCAACAGGTAAAGGCATTGAGGGCGAAGGGGGAATCGATCAAGGGGATAGCGAGGCGGCTGAACCTATCGAAGAACACGGTGAGAAAGTATCTGAGAAGTTCAGAGCCGCCTGAATTTAAGAAGCGCGACTACGAAAAGATGCTGGACGATTATGATGACAGGACAGGTAAGATGCTCGGCATGGGTTATATAGGAACCAGGATATACAATGAACTTGTGGAGATGGGCTATAAGGGATCTCTTTCTTCAGTGCATCGTTACATAGCCGGGATAAGGACTGAAGAAGAGATAAAAGCTAAGGCGACCACAAGGGTAGAGACAGCACCGGGCAGGCAGATGCAGTATGACTGGAAGGAGTGGGTTCTGCCTGTGGGGGCCAAGCCGGTAAAGCTCTATATCCATCAAGTGATATTAAGCTACAGTCGTAAGAAGTATTACACCTATTCTGTGAGTATAGCCGCCCAGGATGTAATACGGGCGATGGCGGAAGGTCTGGAGTTTTTTGGAGGTGTGCCGGAGGAGGTGGTAATAGACAATCCCAAGCAGATGGTAATAACGCACAGAAAGGACGGAGTAATACGCTACAACGATGAGTTTTTAAAGTTTTGCGGCCTTTATGGTTTAGAGCCGAACCCCTGTGCGAACTACCGGGCAAGGACAAAAGGCAAGGTAGAAAGACCATTTTATTATCTGCAGGAACATCTCCTCAGGGGTCTTGAGGTAGAAGAGCTTTTTCAATTTGACAGTCTGCTTAAAGATTTTACGGGCAAATACAATGCCCGGCCCCACAGCGCCTTAAAAGAAAGCCCTGATGAGAGATTTTCGAGGGAATTTATGTGCTTAAGGGCACTTCCCGCGGTTGAACCAACGGTATTATACGACAGACAGATAAGGAAAGTGACCAGCGACGGGTATATCTCATGGGATGGTAATTTTTATCCGGTTCCGATGCAGCTTTGCATGAGAGAAGTAATGGTAGAGTCAATCTTTGGCAGGATTGTCAAGATTTACGACAGCAAGGGTGAAATAGTTAAGGAACATCAGATAACCCTTTTTAATAAAGGGATCAGGCCCGAGCACCCCGAGCATAAATCTATCAATAAGGCATATGGAGATAAAAAGAAGTGTTTAAGGAGCGCTGTTGCAGAAAGGTTTGTATCTCATTTTGGGTTTACTGGAGAGGAGTATATAACAGGGCTTAAGGACAAAGTGGGAGCAAATCTCTACTGGCATCTTTCAGAGATTCTGGCATGCTGCAAAGTGTATGACCCTGAAGCTGTGAGGAAGGCTATTAAAGATTGTATCCATATCGGCGCTTATCACAAAAACAGTGTATTAAGGCTCCTTGATCCTGTCGGATTAAAAGGTCCGTGCCTGGATGGCGCTTTTTCCTGTACTGGATTGCCGAGGGGCGAAACCATGAGGCCTCTTTCAGTATATGCCGGCATCGGGGAGGTGTGCCATGAGTGA
- a CDS encoding AbrB/MazE/SpoVT family DNA-binding domain-containing protein, which produces MQSVTVSPKYQVVIPKTVRKALNLRPGQKMQIIEYAGRIELIPERDIKELRGFLKGINTEFKREEDRV; this is translated from the coding sequence GTGCAATCAGTAACCGTATCACCAAAATATCAAGTTGTTATACCTAAAACAGTCAGGAAGGCATTGAATCTTCGTCCGGGCCAAAAAATGCAGATTATCGAATATGCCGGCCGTATTGAACTTATACCGGAACGCGATATCAAAGAGCTCCGTGGATTTCTAAAAGGTATCAACACTGAATTCAAGCGAGAGGAAGATAGAGTATGA